A single region of the Polymorphum gilvum SL003B-26A1 genome encodes:
- the copM gene encoding CopM family metallochaperone, translated as MNRTVIALCASILSGLAGAAFAQAEHDTHHPATPPAQAEQVPAPTPPTGHMPHMQGMTGMQGMMPEQCRAIMQAMTPECMGAMQQMMQGGMMATPHAEAAPANESLPDFTRANIEAMDAMHGPMMDGVMADDPDVAFVRGMIPHHLGAIDMARIVQQYGDDPQTKEWAAQIIAAQEREIAEMQAWLTANAGEASAPLGQTGGTVYSANEGGNSISAIDLGTGAVDTVSIPVAPHNVDLTPDGKLLLAVGEPAAGGDHGADGHGHGAEGAAEGLLVIFDPQNIAAPKATVAVGSHPAHVVADRLGRAFVALSGGDEIAVVDLEKAEVIGRIATGDYPHGLRLSPDETELYVANVEDGSVSVIDTQALSEVARIPVGAAPVQVGFTPSGAQVYVSLRDENRVAVIDTSTREVTDRIDVGPNPIQMFATPDGAYVYVANQGTDAEPNDTVSVIDTATGQVVKTLTTGGGAHGVSASADGALVFVTNIADDSVSIIDVERQEVVSTVPVGDRPNGIVYGG; from the coding sequence ATGAATCGAACCGTAATCGCCCTTTGCGCCAGCATCCTCTCCGGCCTGGCGGGCGCTGCCTTCGCTCAGGCCGAGCATGACACCCACCACCCGGCAACCCCGCCCGCACAGGCGGAGCAGGTGCCCGCGCCGACGCCTCCCACAGGCCACATGCCCCACATGCAGGGCATGACCGGCATGCAAGGGATGATGCCCGAGCAGTGCCGGGCCATTATGCAGGCCATGACTCCTGAATGCATGGGCGCGATGCAGCAGATGATGCAGGGCGGGATGATGGCCACGCCGCACGCCGAGGCGGCTCCGGCGAATGAAAGCCTTCCCGACTTCACTCGGGCCAATATCGAGGCCATGGATGCGATGCACGGACCGATGATGGACGGCGTCATGGCCGACGATCCGGATGTCGCCTTCGTCCGGGGCATGATCCCGCATCATCTGGGTGCGATCGACATGGCCAGGATCGTCCAGCAATATGGGGACGATCCGCAAACGAAAGAATGGGCCGCCCAGATCATCGCGGCGCAGGAGCGCGAGATCGCCGAAATGCAGGCCTGGCTGACGGCGAATGCCGGCGAGGCGTCGGCACCCTTGGGTCAGACAGGTGGAACCGTCTATTCCGCCAATGAAGGCGGCAACTCGATCAGCGCCATCGACCTCGGCACCGGAGCGGTCGACACCGTCTCGATCCCGGTCGCTCCTCACAACGTCGATCTGACCCCCGATGGCAAGCTGCTGTTGGCGGTTGGCGAGCCTGCTGCCGGCGGAGATCATGGCGCGGACGGGCACGGGCATGGCGCGGAAGGCGCGGCCGAGGGTCTGCTGGTCATTTTCGATCCGCAGAACATCGCCGCGCCCAAGGCGACCGTCGCCGTGGGCTCCCACCCGGCGCATGTTGTTGCGGACCGGCTGGGGCGCGCGTTTGTCGCGCTGTCGGGCGGCGACGAGATCGCGGTGGTTGATCTCGAAAAGGCCGAGGTCATCGGGCGCATTGCGACGGGCGACTATCCGCACGGCCTGCGGCTTAGCCCGGATGAAACCGAGCTCTATGTGGCCAATGTCGAGGACGGATCCGTGTCCGTCATCGACACGCAGGCGCTCTCCGAGGTTGCGCGCATTCCGGTGGGCGCAGCGCCGGTCCAGGTCGGCTTCACGCCTTCGGGCGCTCAGGTCTACGTCTCGCTTCGGGACGAAAACCGTGTGGCGGTCATCGACACCTCTACCCGCGAGGTGACGGACAGGATCGATGTCGGGCCGAATCCGATCCAGATGTTCGCGACCCCGGACGGAGCCTATGTCTATGTGGCCAACCAGGGCACCGACGCGGAGCCGAACGACACCGTGTCCGTGATCGACACCGCGACGGGTCAGGTGGTGAAAACCCTCACCACCGGTGGCGGCGCACATGGCGTCTCGGCATCGGCGGACGGTGCCTTGGTGTTCGTGACCAACATCGCCGATGACAGCGTGTCGATCATCGACGTCGAGAGGCAGGAAGTGGTGAGCACGGTGCCGGTCGGCGATCGTCCGAATGGCATCGTCTACGGCGGATGA
- a CDS encoding DUF411 domain-containing protein, with amino-acid sequence MRNDHNISRRTILAAVGVLPLLMSMPGRGHAEALPLVSVSKDPSCGCCDGWVAHIEAAGFPVRVVESADMDSLKQRLGVPADLASCHTAEVGGYVVEGHVPAEAIRRLLSERPEATGLAVPGMPAGSPGMDFPGVDPEPYEAFLFGQTTRSFGRFLGSREI; translated from the coding sequence ATGAGAAACGATCACAACATTAGCCGGCGCACCATTCTGGCCGCTGTCGGAGTGCTGCCCTTGCTGATGTCGATGCCGGGGCGGGGACATGCCGAAGCGCTGCCGCTGGTGAGCGTCAGCAAGGATCCGTCCTGCGGCTGCTGTGACGGCTGGGTCGCGCATATCGAGGCGGCGGGGTTCCCTGTGCGGGTGGTGGAGTCCGCCGACATGGACAGCCTCAAGCAACGCCTCGGCGTGCCGGCCGATCTGGCATCGTGCCACACCGCCGAGGTGGGCGGCTATGTGGTCGAGGGCCATGTCCCCGCCGAAGCAATCCGCCGCCTTCTGTCCGAGCGGCCCGAGGCGACAGGGCTGGCCGTTCCCGGCATGCCCGCCGGTTCGCCTGGCATGGATTTTCCGGGCGTGGATCCCGAACCCTACGAAGCGTTCCTGTTCGGCCAGACCACCCGCAGCTTCGGGCGCTTCCTCGGTTCACGGGAAATCTGA